GGTTCCGCGCCAGTTCACGGGCAGCGGCGATCGGCTGATTAGGATCGGAATCGACGTCGCCTCGGCGATTGCCGATGCCGGTCACCTCCCCTACAAACATATGGTTGAGATAACGGGCCATTTCCTGCATCTGTTGCATGATGGCTAGACGAGCAGAAAAGTTGCTTTCTTCCGCGCTCAGCAGCAGCACGTTCCGTTTCCACTGCAGCCGCTCGACGACCCGGTCCGAAGCCGGATCCGACAGGGAGATGTAACAGAACATTCTGTCAAAAAATGTCTTGAGGATTCCGGAGATGCCGTACCACCAGATTGGAGTCGCAAAGACAAGAGCGTCCGCGTCGAGCACCTTGTCCATGAACAGCGTCCGATAGCCATCATCGATAGTACAGTTGCCGGCAGCATCCCGGCAAGTCCGGCAATCACGCAGAAAACCGGTCATATGATCGGCGATGTACACTAGTTCGCTGTCGCACCCGGATTCGAGTGCGCTCTTGTGAAACTCTAGCGCCAGACGCCAAGAGTTTCCGTCACGCCGAGGACTCGCGGCGAGGACAAGAACCTTGGACGGGTGGTTCTTAGGTTCAAAATTTGGATTCGGCATCTCGACTCCTCCGCGTCTTTCATAAAGGGTTGATCAGCCCCCTTTGACAGGTCCACTAAGAATGTTAGTGCATGACCGACCTTTGGTCCACCTGGATGATAGCACTGTCAGAGGAAAACCGTCTTTGACCGTATCTTAGCAAATCCATAAAATCATGGAATGAAAAATAAGAATCCGTTCCGCTATTTCGGTTTCAACAAGATTACCGTCAACATGCGGGTCAAGAGCAAGGCCAGTGTCGATGAACTCACCGATCTGGCGCTGTTCTCTCCGGTCTACGATATTATTTCGCCGGCGCTGCCGGTAGAGTTCACGCTCACCACATACTAAGTGAACGACAGTCGAAACGAACGGGCTGGCTTTATCGAAATGAACGATAAACCCGGCCCGTTTTTTTAAAGCAAAGTGACTTTATCCGGCCCGGGCGCTGATCCACTTTTCGATATCACGCCAGACGGTCTCGCCCTGCAGATCGCGGGTCAGCATATGGTAGCCGTTAGCGTAGAAGATCACTTGCCGGACGGCTTTGCCGGTTTCGGGCAACCGGGAAAGCATCAGCTGGGTCGGTCCCTTTGGGATAATTTCATCTTTTTCCCCGTACAGTATCAGCATGGGCAGATCAATTTTGTGGGCCGCTTGAAGGGCTGCATCCATCAGGTTTGTCAGCCCGTAGACCGCATCAACCCTTGTTTTTTTGATGATCAGTGGATCCCGGCCCAAGGCGCGGAGCATTTCAATATTGTCCGAAGCCATGATCTTGAGGCCCTGGCCCGTCAATTTGGCCCTTGGCATGATGTGGCTGGAAAGCCATAACGCGGTGGTCTGGTACCAGGGCATGGTTTCACGTCCCCAAACCGCCGGTGCGGATAATATGGCGCCGTCAATGTTCAGGGTCTGGTTCAGGTCGCGGGCTTTTTTCAAGGCTACCATAACAACGGCGCCCCCCATGCTTTCACCAAACAGATAGAGCGGCGTGTCCGGATGGCGGACCCGAACAAGGGCGATAATCGTTTCAAGATCCTGTGTTAAGGCTGCAACGCCGGGCCAGATTCCGGCCTCCGGGGTCGCGCCAAAGCCGCGTTGATCAAAGGCATAGGTGGCGACGCCGCGGCTCGTCAGAAAGCTTCCGGGTCCATCAAAGAAATTGCTGTAATCGTTAAAGCCGTGCACGGCGATGATAACGGCTGTCGGGTTTTGGTCTTCAGGCATCCACCTGCGCAGCGGCATACTTGACCCGTCATGGGCGATGAAATGATCACTGTTCAGACGCGGCATTGCTGTTTCATTCCTGGGTTGTTGAATATCTGGGGACGCGCAACCGCCCAGCATTGTCATCAGCATTAACGTGGCCACAGCCATTAATGCCCGGGACGCCATTAGCGGCCATCGCTTGTTGATGTCAGGGACAGAAAAATATCCTCAAGCTCGGCTTCTTTGGTCACCAGATCGGTAATGCTTAAACCCGCCTCAGCGATGGCGCCGAGGATTTCACCACTGTTGTTTTTGCTTGGCGGATAGCAGATACGCAGACGCTGATCACTTTTAAGTTCGACATTAAAGGGTTTCAGGGCTTCGGGAATGCCGGATAGTTTCTCGCCGACGGTGACGGTCATTTCCTTGGCGTCAAGCCTGCGCAACAGGGAGTCCGTTGCTTCACATGTAATCATTTTGCCGTGATCGATGATGGCGATGGTGTCACACAGTTGTTCGGCTTCTTCCAGATAATGGGTGGTCAGCAGCACCGTTGTTCCCTGTTCGTTGAGCTGGCGCACGTATGACCATAATTGACGGCGCAGGTTGACGTCGACCCCCGCCGTGGGTTCATCAAGCACCAGCACCGGGGGGCTGTGGACCATTGCCTTGGCGACCAGCAGGCGGCGACGCATCCCACCTGAAAGGGTGCGCGCATAGGCATCGGCCTTGTCGAGAAGACCGACGGCTTCCAGGATTTCATCGGAACGCCGGGCACGCGCCGGAACACCGTAGAGACCGGCCTGCAATTCAAGGGATTCCCGGGGCGTGAAGAAAGGATCAATATTCAATTCCTGGGGCACGATGCCAATTGACCTGCGGGCTGCGCGCATGTTGGCTTCGATGTCGTAACCCCAGATGCTGGCGCTGCCTGATGTCGGGATTACCAAACCGGCAAGAATGTTGATCAGGGTCGATTTACCGGCACCGTTTGGACCTAACAGGCCGAAAAACGAGCCTCGCGGAATGTTCAAGGAGACGGCGTCCAGGGCGGGTTCTTGAGCGACGCCATTGCCGCCATCGTAGGTTTTGCTCAAATTGATGGTTTGGACCGCATTGTCTGTCATCGGGGTTGGCCAGCCTTTATCGTCAAAGAAGAAAATCGTATCACATGCGGGCTTTGAATGTCTGGCGGCAATCGCTATCATTGAAAGCTCGAAACATATTATGTCATAGGGTGCGCCATGGAAGTCGAAGAAACCATTATCGTCGAACAATCAAGCGTCAGCTGTGACGGCGACGGCGGGCCGCTGGGCCATCCCAGGGTTTATCTGCAAATAGGCAATGATGGTGAAATCGTCTGCCCGTATTGTTCGCGCACCTATAAACTTGCCGAGGGCGCGAGCCAGGCCGCCGGCCACTAATCCCCCGTGTCAAAAAAAGATTCATTATCCGATCCGCGCCACGTTTTCCTGATCGATGGCTCAGGATTCCTGTTTCGCGCCTACTACGGCATCAAGCAACGTATGACCCGGGCCGACGGCACCCTGGTCAATGCCGTGCACGGCTTCACGACAATGCTGATGAAGCTGATTGATGATACAGACGCCGACCACATCGCGGTTATTTTTGATAGCGCCCGCAAGACCTTCCGCAATGACATCT
Above is a genomic segment from Rhodospirillaceae bacterium containing:
- a CDS encoding flavodoxin family protein, with protein sequence MPNPNFEPKNHPSKVLVLAASPRRDGNSWRLALEFHKSALESGCDSELVYIADHMTGFLRDCRTCRDAAGNCTIDDGYRTLFMDKVLDADALVFATPIWWYGISGILKTFFDRMFCYISLSDPASDRVVERLQWKRNVLLLSAEESNFSARLAIMQQMQEMARYLNHMFVGEVTGIGNRRGDVDSDPNQPIAAARELARNLFSVNATDYKLDTARSGSVWADDPGTPAFWR
- a CDS encoding alpha/beta hydrolase — translated: MPRLNSDHFIAHDGSSMPLRRWMPEDQNPTAVIIAVHGFNDYSNFFDGPGSFLTSRGVATYAFDQRGFGATPEAGIWPGVAALTQDLETIIALVRVRHPDTPLYLFGESMGGAVVMVALKKARDLNQTLNIDGAILSAPAVWGRETMPWYQTTALWLSSHIMPRAKLTGQGLKIMASDNIEMLRALGRDPLIIKKTRVDAVYGLTNLMDAALQAAHKIDLPMLILYGEKDEIIPKGPTQLMLSRLPETGKAVRQVIFYANGYHMLTRDLQGETVWRDIEKWISARAG
- a CDS encoding ABC transporter ATP-binding protein, whose protein sequence is MTDNAVQTINLSKTYDGGNGVAQEPALDAVSLNIPRGSFFGLLGPNGAGKSTLINILAGLVIPTSGSASIWGYDIEANMRAARRSIGIVPQELNIDPFFTPRESLELQAGLYGVPARARRSDEILEAVGLLDKADAYARTLSGGMRRRLLVAKAMVHSPPVLVLDEPTAGVDVNLRRQLWSYVRQLNEQGTTVLLTTHYLEEAEQLCDTIAIIDHGKMITCEATDSLLRRLDAKEMTVTVGEKLSGIPEALKPFNVELKSDQRLRICYPPSKNNSGEILGAIAEAGLSITDLVTKEAELEDIFLSLTSTSDGR
- a CDS encoding zinc-finger domain-containing protein, producing the protein MEVEETIIVEQSSVSCDGDGGPLGHPRVYLQIGNDGEIVCPYCSRTYKLAEGASQAAGH